Below is a genomic region from Ascaphus truei isolate aAscTru1 chromosome 5, aAscTru1.hap1, whole genome shotgun sequence.
agacagagagagacagacagagacagacagagacatacagagacagacagagacagacagagacagagagagaggcatagagagagacatagagagacagagacacacaaagcgagagagagagagagagagagagagagagagagagagagagagagagagagagagagacggagagacggagagacacagggagacacagggagacagaaagagacagaaagagacagagagagacagagagagacagagagagacagagagagacagagagagacatagagagacagagagagacagagagagacagagagagacagagagagagagagagacagaggaagagagacagagagacagagagacaaacagagagagaaacagacagagacagacagacagagatagaccgagacacagagagagacatagggcctcatgcagtaagcgttgataagggaattatcgccattttataggcaaaattgggtttgagattgagtaagcgccgataagtgcttgatttcgccaggtttcggagccgattattttgttatggccagtcggctgccgataagcctgttttcgccacttatcgccacttttttaaatcggctggattcaacaaaaaaaaccagcttatcgggcctgatcggcactacgaaattgagatgttatggccaatttctcccgccaactaaatttggcagtttggaggggagaacgatcgctaaggctgccgcaacggcacttagaaaaaaaaaacttctgtacatcaatggagtcaatggagcggggacgtataacagtatagtactgtttacgtttcattgctcacaatacaaacgtcatttgcattacagtgtgggggcattccctgcattgtgtcacagctgacgtgtattatttgcataacattatacttttacatgtttgcagcatttgcgggtcacattactcatcatgtgatgatgtgccaagggaaaatactatactcaactcttaaaggagaacctcacatcatatcacacattttactgaactgagcgacaattatttacatgatgttacacatgtcacacatgtcacacatacacagtatattcatgttcctttacattacacaatgctagtaatgtgtcacgcatctttaaacgttcatgtacatctgtattctcatgtttacatatacttttgggtcctccctattttcatgacgtcacttattggacgctcaatcacattgcatgtttacattgtaaccgtagcattacaagcacttcaacctaacttatacacacatgtacagtaattcagcattgggacaccttgttaactcattctataccaactatcctccttacagaaatgcatgcatatgcacacgactattcattgttgtcaacatgtcacaataacatgcctaattacacatgttacacaaaatttttcccacgtcaatctcagcctttttgcctaattacatgactgactgttgcgttcacaagtgttacatgcattgcacatgcaactatttatttgcaagcaatgtttctacaaaggttcacgtcacatcattgccaaatatcatcattccctgcagaatacacacaacaaatacttataacaagaactgcacacagcttgccacagaagtactttattatgttaatgtaacaccttgcattttactatgtcacctgacatcatcacatacctatttaaaggacgcccattacctgatcattcacagctactcatttcaaaatgttgagattgtttaggagacggaggaacattcttttctatgacatgcttgatgatgaagacaatcatatagggcaagggagggacacaccgagggacagtgacagtgacagggacagtcacgtggatacgacagagacagggagagggacaggagatcagaggagaagacagaggagacaagttgtgcctcatccgcgtctgtacagggagagaaccctgttagatgggatgagtgaggaggagattgtaagtcgctatcgtttgagttcagcagcaatcttagctctttatcaggagtaaaggggagatttagattttttcacagccagaggtcgtgcagtccctgggcttgttaaaatgctgtgctcattacattatcttgcttccgcgtcataccagacaactgtgggcatagtgggcggggtctcgcaatctacattctcgcgggccttgacccagtttctctatgcactcaatagacgcgctaggaattatattcattttcctacagaggcgacagagtggctggaagtcaggactggcttttataatatagcagggataccatgtgtgctgggtgcaatcgattgcacacatgttgctttgattgcacctagtcagagtgagcatgtgtaccgcaatcgtaagcactaccattcactcaatgtacaggtggtatgtgatgcgacgatgaggataatgcatgtggtacccaaattccctggttccagtcacgattcctccatcctgaggaactcttcagtcttccatgcgttcgaagagggacattttgaacatgattggctgctgggtgagtacacatttacatgttataacacaaaacacatttttatttaggaatgttggcattgtacaatttgatcactaatgtcagcttatgtgtgctacattcattataggtgactcaggatacggaattaggccgtggctcttgactccggtgctaaaccctcaaactgaagcagaggagaggtacaatgcagcccatatatctacaagatctgttatagagaggacatttggcctactcaagaccagatttaggtgtctggacagaactggtggggctcttctatacaagcctcaaaaagtgtctgatattatccttgcctgttgcattttgcacaatgttgcactcaggcacaatgtacagtcagacctagctgagcctgtggtagacgagcatcccacccatgtagctgctgaaaatgaacaaacagccagtggtggccagacacgccagaatctcatcaattcatttttttcttgtaagtaaaaacatatatgttccaagttatacttttatacttacattatgttatcttaacaataatgtttttttatatacccttctggtaggacacagatgaatatgggttgcacacctttcttctctctgctgtgtgcacaaagggatgtggcaccggtatgttattgttgcacaggttatataatccctcttcaattttactttagttgtgtgtatgtgaatacaactggggtaacaaagcactaatattttagcattgtgttgttccttatgctaacacaatacacatattatgcccatactcattcatgcttctagtatgcttacatacaatgttattggtgcagtgtaacatgtacatccatatgatgtgtacaccagcctgatttacattttgaatgtcatgaaatatacatggtgttgcacatttaacaccaaatacacactttgctgtgttgtttacggtactgaagatggcatgtcaatgtttgcaatttatatattgttcctttgcattataggtatatctccagtatgactgatcatggtatgtatatttgctgacatctctcataagatgtgcctacatcaatcttcctataattatttgtagtaaaaacccaacatattggtttaaacacaaatgttacatatatgtactttctgtatcatgtatatgcatttagctactcttgagctttcatgtgcattgtattagaaaatgattactcccatttcatcacattttatgtatgtttccttataaattccattaatgtaatatagaggtgtttggagacaaggggataactgtacttatttctttacttacgggagatcattcatcacagatgaaattgactgatcataaaactccatgcatgaatgcctgcaatcacaacaatgcgtactacatcttatatttagcaatgttggtgttttgtaatgctaggaattaatagtcaacattaatttaaatttgtgacatgtgtatgtataagtcacacgtgtgtggatgtgtcctacatgtaccaagtgttaaactgttaacagagaagacaaatttgtcgctaatgttactgtcatttagcatttataatttaccaatatgacaatgttggtaatattttttgaatataaatcacgtcacttcatcattatcatgatgataattatcaagtattttcacaattgtaacgtcaatcacgtgcacattagcatagacacactttgtaagacaactgtttgtgtctgtatcaatttgtgtaggatccatgtataacaccgacaaatgataacaccagctttattatggtagcttatatcatcatattgactatactatgtatttttataacgtttaataaacacagtaaactatagttagttaggttaatgaaatatacacagaaacgtacatcattacatgatgttgatgtcatattcagaacttcatgcattgtaggggaccacaacatctggccaataacattatttgctacagtcccaaaccattttatcaacatacccatgtaacaagagatttttaacaataaatggctagttggttgtaagtgtcctttacattgggagaaggagtggctcagtgagtaaagacacacactggcactgagagtttgaagcaggggagtctggttcaattcccggtgtcggctccttgtgaccttgggcaagtcactttatctccctgtgcctcaggcggcaaaaaataaattgtaagttccacgggccagggacctcagccagaaaaatgtgtctgtaaagcgctgtgtacaactagcagcgctatacatgaacatgctcatattataattattattattattattattattgttacatagtttcaacagtcatacgttccattacacaatagaatacacaaatgtgttagcagagtgggaatggttgttatatataaaacacaccatgccataaaatgatagtagtcattaaagaacactcaataaaaattcatgaggcactattttgcaacatcattatgttaattaagtgcttatgcaatataggcataagggtatcacatttttaattgtttgttaataagcgctgcaagcaatataaaattagttccatatgtagtatagtagtcggtgactcctcctcacaatcatctcatataaaggtagactcttctgaaatcatacattgatccgattgtatcttccccgacatctctgaaatacagcaaacacatgatggtcaaatatggcaccttactatatatgtatccgtgacaacgcattacacagctctatatgattgtgtacatacacacgtcactcacttatatgttagaagtacacgtgtacatcagtatgtaatgtttctttaaatttgtagcaggcataactatgtatatgatgtgaacgttgcctgtatactgaaaaatgtgcgcgcacatcttagtgtgcgcacgcacttcacgcttggctgcactaactgttagcgcatgcgcaaaacaaagcgtacgttgtgcgttcaatacatcttgaaaataccattaaacataaaatctttatttcaaatacaatgaatacgaaactacattcgttctaaacgagtacatctgtattctttttaaacagacgtgtttggacagaaaggacggccgataacacaatgcgcaaatgcaatacgtgagacgtcatgttaaaccagcgtgaaacgcacgctaacactcctcccactcaattaacattcagctaacgcccagttggcgcctacaaacactgagccgcacacatgacacactgcagttaccgttactataacaaaacatgacagccaataggctttgaggcgcgcacgtcgcttgggggcgggacttacatccgtaatcctttttaaggacgccttggcccatgacaagggtcccacgtcatacgtggtggacccgcttttaaatgttgcatgataacaaaacaggtatgtgttagagttatgttaaaatgctgctaatatggttaaagggataggaaagtacgtatatttattccgtcagcaatgtgtactactctttcaggttatactatattgtattcggcaacaatttctttgtgatcgctacatgttatgcagtctgcaatgttacgctgtatccacgcattgaaagggaaaatggtggttaaaaaaaaaaaaaaaaaaaaaacatttaaacgcacagtcaacgcataacggttgttatatttaccattcttctagaattaactcttcgtctggctgcaactggtcgctccagaaatgcaaggcattttcatccacgcttgacccacccgctgaatccagtatgacacacatctcctccatgaagcgctcataggaatcgccactgctttcttcaaacaattggtcgggaggtaggttcatttcttctggttcccattccaatgcattttcagctgaaaggcttggtacataatcatagtacttttgttgttgtacaatgtgggtttcaggaatggagggtgcagatattgcagcaggtatcgattcacacggaacagtagtagcggatccattgctattggcattaggaataaatatgcctttcacaacaatatatgtgccctctttcagggtaaaatgcttttcctttgcaatcttccagaaaccataggtgtgttctagcttatcctgcacacgttcaaaaaagtcattagttgataaagtgaatcttattgaggaattaaaattccgcgcatgcctacggtcttggtaataaggatatttagctcgaatcaaatcatagatttggcgtgtgcttgctttgtgtccgcgactgtttaaaattgcttctgaaaccatgtacttataacctaagaggggattcatattgttaacgaattcatcagccatgtcagagtagcacaaaagatgtgtgcagttctgtcttctttgctcatcaaaatgattctgctcaatggctaacaaattcctgtgtttcgttttcaaggtcaacaaaagtaactacttttactccttatttcaaacgccaattggatgtgtccttttaattggtttaagttttgtggttagtgataggcgaatgtgggaaaaacatgtatcatttttttatctcgtttgtgaaaacattcctacacttatttcagtaacattgagttttctagaaaaataacaaagagcactgtgtgaaaatagtgcttagacagccatatcagtaaatacacacacctgcaaaatgaaatgtttttttcccacatacatttctgtgtgtgtttgaaattctggttaactacctgtctgcatgagtttaaatacgtgtgtatctatatatatataaatatatctctctcataaaaaaatatatatatatataaagtgtatattgtactatatgtatagtgtgtgtgtgtgtgtgtgtgtgtgtgtgtatatatgtatatgtgtatatatatatatatatatatatatatatatatataatgtatcttttttttttttttttatattgcaggagtacacacaacatattgatggcagtaagtaggccttgtatgaaacctatttaaatggtgataaacatgagtgaattaagtaataaacatttttttgcacccaataatgttagaggctcacacttagtatagttgtcaaacattaggcctgtattattaaaatagtgtgttttcacaaggaagcatgaagtgtatgttttttgtaaatacatctataccagtttagatagtactatatatacacacacacacacacacacagtgtgtgtctgtgtgtgtgtgtgtgcatatatcaatacatactacatatatattagtatcaattcagagatgttcttgaaacaagaacacataaatgattaaaggacaacattacaatggccaccaaaggtaagtaatatttaacacaaaatcctgctgtacacgtacaagaaagatgtttgcagttaaataggtgcttttataattgcatgaaaataatatgcacatgcaatgattacaccaattaacacacccaaatgcaatgttttgctgcaaagtcaatggcagcttctctaaacttagcaactggctcctggtggaccattactgaacagacgattaaaacataaatatttataacactattcattaattaggagtgttaacatttccaaaacttcacgtgtacaagaacatacttgaaagtttggaaacaacacagtcttcagcatacatacaatagtaattagataatctgaagtcaacaaaacaaggccaaagacatattttctgaattataagatttattttttttgttccttttgcgagcgagtaacaggcctgcttgttgtctcttgaattttcctttttcttttgccaccaactttaggcacaacagagccactttgagtggcctctggcacttcacgggcagggcttgtggccagtgactcacctacagggcttttgggcagtgactgttcacctacggggcttgtggccagtgactcacctacagggcttgtggccagtgactcacctacagggcttttgggcagtgattcacctacagggcttttgggcagcgattcacctacagggctattgggcagcgattcacctacagggcttttgggcagcgattcacctacagggcttttgggcagtgactcacctacagggcttttgggtagtgactgttcacggacagggcttgtgcccactgacacatgtgagcaagttggtagacactgcacaagtgatggttggtctgtttcatgtgtgtcttgttttgtttttgtcgcctcatttgtaggtgtctgctgctgaatttgtacagatggcagcggtaggatgtcatcaggaacctgcacagcaatgtctgctacttgaccggtaacatttgggcctggtgaatgaatatcagatgaatgtggtgaaaactgacctgcatgaacagatcctggctgggaggtgttgaattgtggtacattagtcattctccagtaattagcttgtgtttgctgaacaactaatgcttcgaatgaggtgttgattttttgcaactgtttaggcacttcaatgaagactctgtggagatgtgccaattgtgaaactgtttcttcctgcagtgcaatcatcctttccagcactgtcatcaggtcagaatggcgacgattttctgcttccacaatttttccctcagaagctacaattgcatcatatgtggtatttgctggacgttttggcggtaaaacagtttcaattggaacctcttcatggtcacttgcttgtatttgtgtgtctatggcggcggcggcggcatcatcatcatcatcatcatcatcaaaatcctcttcatcatgttctacaaataaatgtacacattattaaatggcatgttaatctctgctgtgttactatgtaattctactgtgtcataagtaacaactaacatgtttccatacgttttataacctcacattaaaaactaccttgacttaagaataatgtttggactcagtatgaaatatgagtgaatgaaaactttctgtaaactcacaactcctacatgatagttaacatcactaacacaatacatgttgccttacacttcattttcactgacactaagtaatcctatttaaagaagatgtgcaaaacaaataatgaacatgacaacataacatatagaagagcacatattatatggccaccaactgatacactcaccttctaggtgtgttgagctggctgacccaggtgaagacacttgttccgtctcaggtgacacatgtccttcaggggcaactatatataacaataacataagttttacatttacatgtgtaaatattgaacaaacagttattgtatgttctgtatttatgagtacctaacagcatcatttccttaacccaaaatgtgtgtgtgaaagtgaacataaatagttgtaataacaatgtacatgcctgtgtacttagaacttttgagttccctaacataaaacatactatgtttctgcagtaatgcgtgaggataaatagattaaatttgtacataaaaatcatatgttgtgtagtgatatcagtatcataatgtacataactatcatgagatgaccattcacaatggttatcatgaaggtggtcatattgcaaaaagtgttgtttttggtagaggatatgtgtggtacattaatataagatgtggcacacctgaatgtggctgtgactcaacaagacaacacatgcagtgtgtgataatgtgtcgttgatagtagttcaactatagatatgagtgaactaatgtgtgacgtacgctttgataagtaatgagttgttggggcatttagtagctaaagttaagctttcaaatgagtgattaacttcagttgtgctagtcaggttgtaagaacggtattcccttccccaaaaagcctaatcagccacacctttcaattacttgaaacaggtgaaaatggtgtgaactatgttgatgaaaacgttgtatggtgctctaaagaatACAGCGAACACTACACATGTCTTGATTGTAGAAAAGTGGATTAACCCAATAATGGATATAAATATGAAATGTCCAAAAGATGCATGTAAACACTACAATCCCACAATGCACGGTAGTAAGGATGTTTGAGTAGTAAGCATCTATAAAGGAACAATCATTATGAATAAAGTCCAGAACTATCCTGGAGAGACTCACATGGGAAGGTGTCCACGATGAAGagtgggtcctcaggtgtccaggtgtccacgggttaactgtgcctccgcctgttgaagagcaaatgtagcaaaggaggggagaaaacggagcactagatccacgaggctatgccaaaaaatgcaaggatgcgttcccacagtgcaggcttatttaatggtcagatacaaaaaagatacacaccaacgcgtttcggactacaacaagtcctttctcaaggtgaataaaatacttacccccctggagtgttatttatatgaattaCCTGCACCTCTGTGCCAATCGCGGCACTTCCGCATTGATCACGTGATCGGAGCGTCAAGCGTCATTGCGTGGTGGTGCGTCATCTCACGCATGGGGTATCGCGCCTGGACACACACAGGACCTAGTCAGGGAACGAGTGAAGCATGAAAACGTGACCACAAGTGCCCTGAACTGTGTCTCATGCCTTGCCCAATGCGAGAGTCCCAGCGCGTGaatgggtgtgacgtcatcacgtcacgctagatgagggatgattgggaggtgtaattaaaaaaaaaaacttgaaaaaactttattgaatacaCACACTCCAAAGGGGGAACATCAAGGTAAActtaatgaaaaattaaaaagacaTGACAAGTGTTATAAAAAGACAAacgtttaaaaaaacaataactgTTTAACATTAATTAAATGAACAACCTTTGATATTGGGTATTGTTATCAAAATATCATGGTAACGATGGGTGTGCATGGGGTTGAGTGATTACACTTAATGTATACATTAGTATATGGcaagaaaacatacaaaatatattcactAATTTAGGTTTGCTTTTTAGAACAACCCCAATGCCCCTAAGGAAACTGAcataggactgaatgggtgacaaaTTGTTTAATGAGAATTGTACAATCCTGATCTTAATTCGAATAGGGTTATGTACATATTGTGCATTAAGTAATAAGATCTAATATAAACCTAGTTGGACATCAATACTTTACAACTTGATTTTGGTCACTCTGTAGGAGGGACAATCTGTGAGGTAGTATTTGAAATATGTAATAATTATCAGGGTTGTGCAATGTCTCTATTATATGGCACAAATATATTGTATAACGGaaaattaacatttttatattttatgcacagtcccTGAAAATCAATTCCATAATGTTTCAACATTATTCTCTGACAATTATATCTAAGCAACAACACTCGAAGGAGCATACATTTTAAGTATTAGAACAGGTTTTATGTGTCGAACAAGAGAGATCCTATATCCCAATCGGAATTTAAACCGTGAGGGATCCGTGTCTGTAAGGTGAAAATCCAATATAGTTCTCTCTTGTTCAGAACATTCAACCTATTGCCCCCTCTCGTGGGGAATGGTACATGTTCTATACCTTGGCAGGTTAGATTGTTAACATTGCCCAAGCTACAATGTGTGAAATGATTGGACACTGGGTGACTGGTATCTTTTTTTGCAATAAGGCGCAGATGTTCTAATATACGAACTTTGAGACATCTTATAGTGCGGCCGACATACTGCTTGCCACAGCCACATTTGAGCAGGTATACCACGTGTGTGGTGTCACAATTAATGAAATGTTTCAACCgaaatttgtttttagttttaaaTGAAATGAATTCAGTAGTTTGATTCATAAATTTACAAATTTTACATTTTGAACACTTATGGTTACCCAGGGGTGACCTATTGACAGGTACTGACTCCGAAGAGAACATGCTTGCAGAGACATAGTTGGCTATTGTTTTAGCCCTCCGAAACACGAATCTAGGACCCTCCTCATAAATAGAGTGTAGTATTGGATCTGCTGCCAACACTGCCCAATGTTTTTTGACTATGTGTTTGATAGTCATTGCTTGATTACTGTGTTGAACAATAAAGTATGGTGATTGGGAATgtttcatttttctatttttactcCTGTCCAGGAGATCCTCTCTACTCATCAAATTAACTTCTTCAAATGCTTTATTAAGATCTTTCTTATTGTAccccctagcttcaaaacgactCATCAGGTCAAGGGATTGTATGAGAAAATCTTCATTTTTTGTACAAATTCTTTTTAATCGTATTAGTTGGCCTTTTGgaatgcccctaatgagtgatttaggatggcagctgtcagcacgtAGCAGTGTATTACGTGAGTTTGATTTCCGATAAACAGTGGTGGtgatatttttgtgcatatcaataaataaaaataaatctaagaAGTGAATATGGTGAAAGTCATAATTTGCCGTGAATTTTAGATTTAAGTGATTATCATTAAGGTGCTCAATAAATAATAAGAGTGAGTGttcatccccattccaaataaagataAGGTCGTCAATGTAACGTTTGTAAAAAGTGATAAGGTGTCTAAAGGGATTTTTTTccccaaacacgtggaccgactcccaccaacctaggaACAAGtttgcgtaggagggggcaaaacttgtccccatggcggtaccacgtgTTTGTAGAAAAAAATCCCCGTCGAACATAAAGTAGTTGTGGGTTAACAAAAAATGTATCGCATtcaaaataaaagtgctctgtgccgGTGGTAAATCTGAATGTTGTAAATAaaacctgacagctgccatcccatgttCATGCAGTATAACTGTATATAGCGATGTTATGTCAAGGCTCAACCAAAT
It encodes:
- the LOC142494642 gene encoding uncharacterized protein LOC142494642, with product MGTSFAPSYANLFLVAPEGHVSPETEQVSSPGSASSTHLEEHDEEDFDDDDDDDDAAAAAIDTQIQASDHEEVPIETVLPPKRPANTTYDAIVASEGKIVEAENRRHSDLMTVLERMIALQEETVSQLAHLHRVFIEVPKQLQKINTSFEALVVQQTQANYWRMTNVPQFNTSQPGSVHAGQFSPHSSDIHSPGPNVTGQVADIAVQVPDDILPLPSVQIQQQTPTNEATKTKQDTHETDQPSLVQCLPTCSHVSVGTSPVREQSLPKSPVGESLPKSPVGESLPKSPVGESLPNSPVGESLPKSPVGESLPKSPVGESLATSPVGESLATSPVGEQSLPKSPVGESLATSPAREVPEATQSGSVVPKVGGKRKRKIQETTSRPVTRSQKEQKK